A window of Macrotis lagotis isolate mMagLag1 chromosome 1, bilby.v1.9.chrom.fasta, whole genome shotgun sequence genomic DNA:
CCAGATTTTGCTTCTTCAGTTCCCATCTGACTTTGTGGCTGTGAATATGAAGTGTTAGGGTCTCAAAGTGCCTGCTACCAACCAAGCATCCTCCGACCTCCGGGGACTGCGCCAAGCTAGCTGAGCCACTAGAGTTGGCAGAGAGGAGGAAGCAGGGAGCCAGTGAAGAGTGCCAGAGAGAATCAGGTTGCTTGTTGTAGGAGAGGGGGGGAAACTTTGGCAGACAGGTCTTGCCTAAATTTTCATAGTCACCCCATTTTCTTTATAAGCTATTGCATACAATGAGATCCAGACTGGCCAACCAGAGAACCCAAGATAAGAAAGGTGGTCTTACTCATTGAGCTGGCTTCTGAAAGTTACTAGTGCTTAGGAGTTATGTAAAATGGGTTCGTTTGTTTTTTagttcattcaatcaatcaacaaatgtttattaagcacctattatgtgctcTTCTCTTCTAAAACTTTGGAATCAAAGAGATAAATGaaacagtctctgtcctcaaggaacttgaattctaaagggggagacaacatgtacatgTCTAATACAGATATCATGTCACAGAGTTTAAACCAAGGCAGTTGTGTTCCTGTATATCCTTCCCTTTCTCAGCTAAACAATTTGAGAAAGCTGTATATACATTATGTGCCTCCACTTATGCTTTCACTCTATTCCAAATCCTCTGCTATTTGGCTTCTGACTTCATTGTTCAActgaaacttctctctccaaagATAATTCTGATCTCTTAGTTACCAAGTttaatggatttttctttttattaatgttttatttgttttcaaaatatatacaatagtagtttctacctgtcattttttgtaaggttttgaattttacaattttaccaccaccttcccttccctcctcccacccccacccccatagaaagcagtcggataatctttacattgtttccatgctgttcattgatagaaattgaatgtgttgagagagaaatcatataatgGACTTTTCTTAATCTTCAATGACTTCTCTTTGATTATGTTGATCACGGATCACCTTTTCCTCTGACAGCTCCTTCTTGTCTCCTCTCCTGGATCTTTGAGAAGGTTGTTGTTATTTGAAGACCTTTGTTCTAAAAGAAGATTATGGCATCAgggatgccatgatatgcaatgGGTATTATCCAAAGTTCTGTCCTGGtgactcttctcttttccctctatattatttcttttgatgctCCCATCAGCTTTTATGGGATCACATATCATCTCTTTGCCagtgattctcagatctatatatCCTGCTCTATCTCTTTTCTGAGCTCCAGTAATCTTGGAAATTTCAAAATAGACGGGCTGTAGTCACTGAGAACACATTATCTTCTCTTACACCTCTTCCCCAAACCCTTCCCTCTTCAGAATGTCATTTTTACTGTGAAGAGGACCACTAACCACCCAGTCATTCGAGCTCAAAGCTTTGCTGCCATTCTCAACCATTCATTCAAACTTTCTCCACATATTTAATCTATTGTCAaatcttattgtttttttaacttcacaCAACTTCTCTTATATGTCACCCACTCTCCTCTCACACAGATCAGTCCTTCCTTGAATTTTTCCAGGACTATTATAAAAGTTTTATTGGTGTCCCTACCTTAGGTGTCTTCCTAtttcaatctatcctccattTACCACCAAAGGAGAGGTCAAAATTcaagaagggagaggggagagagatttATAAATAAAGCCATCTTTTCTTCAGCAAATAGGGATAATCTttttatacctttaatttctttgtcttattACTGATGCTAGCATTTCTtgtaaaactaaattaaaaaataatggggAGAAGAAGCATCCTTGATTTACTCAGTTGGATTCTAACCCTCACTAAACTATGAACTCCATAAGGTCAGGGACTGTGTCCTTTATAAAGCATTTCCCACAGTGTACAAGAATGTACTTCAtaaatttgttaaatgaatatatgaatgaacAAAAGTTCAGCTCTGCAAGGAATAACCAAAACTCCTCAGGAAGAAGAGGGTGGGTCTAGACCTTGAGCCTCCATTGATAGAATTTAATTTTAACCATGATAAATGGAATATCTTTTCCATTTGTGActgaaaaaacaaatccttcctgAGTTACTTCCTTTCAGAGTATATGATCAGACCTATCAGGTATCCCCTTTTGGGTGGGAAGACAGGATGCAAAAGTCAAAGGCTGTGAAGAGGGAAGTGTCAAAGGGAGTAAGGTTATCATGGGAGGAACAATGGCAATATAGACAGACCCATGTTATCaacagttgttgttcagttgtgtgtGTGATTCTTCATCGcctcatttgcagttttcttggcagattctggagtagtttgtcatttccttctctagctcattttacaaatgaagaaactgaggaagagtgaactgacttacccaaggtcatatagccagtatttgaggctagatttgaactcaggaagaagagtcttcctgactccaggactggtgctcggTCTAATGCATCACACAGTTGACCCTTTTATTGCTATCACTGAGATTATCCTATGACAGAATTGAGCACCAGACCTAAAACATTGCTAGGTACATATAATTTAATCTGATTAATTTATGTACCAGTTAAGTATATGTTGGAATTATCAGCACCACaataattatacattttaataatactttaatgtttgcaaagcattttccttaCATTATCCCTGCCTTTGAAATTGTAGTGAAAGTATTAtttccctcatttgacagataagaaagctgaggcacaaataggttaaatgacttgccaataGTCATAGGATTATAATGTGTTTGAGTCAAGATTCTATGCCACATTTCCTgccttcaaattaaaaaaaacctcctttcttggggtggctaggtggcacagtggatagagtactggccctggagtcaggagtacttgagttcaaatctggcctcagacacttaataattaactacctgtgtggcctgggcaaggcacttaaccccattgccttgtaaaaacctaaaacaaacaaaaaaacccctccTTTACTATTACACTaatgaatgaaaattttcctAACTCAGAGCTAAGAGGCAGAAGTAGCTTTGATTAAAACCTGGAATTCATCCAACCATCTGGTCTGTGAGAAATCAATTAATCTGGGTCTTTCCATCCCAGGTGGACTAGTGAGGAAGGTGCAAGAATTACAGAAAGTAGATATTTTGCAAGAGTAAGTAAAAACAACCAACATCAACAGTCTCCAAACTCTCTGCAGCAGCGTAGTGGTGATGGGAAATGGAATGTGGAAAGGAGATAGGAAAAAGAATATTGCATCCTGAAACCTGTCCCTTTCTCTTTCAACTTGCCTCAACTCATAGAAATGCTCTTCAAGACCAGGCACAGGGAATGGATGGGACAGCTTTGGCTGTCTGGGATCAAGATCAGGACCAGGTCTATGAATGAGGACCTACCACTATTAGTTTTGCACAGAAGGCTTTATTTCAGGACATCCTCTGCATTACAGTTCTGATGCTCCATCTAATTACTAAGGTTCCTTTTGCTAATGTGCTCATTAGTGGCACTGAGGATGTGTGATCATCACAAGCAGTGTTAAATTTGCACTAAGAATGGTAGTTGGAGCTGTAATgcgttttttttttaaatctgttgaGAAGAAATTCACACCCACTCATAAATACTTGAATTCCTActgctttgttctttttctctggaaAGTTCAAATTTACTTGAATCTAGTTTTGCCCATCTCACTATATGAGCCCCAGATTAAAAGGAAATAGGAAtatagtcaaagaaaaaaagaaaaggactgaATTAGATGATCTGCTCAGttctaaaatttattatattaatagctTCAATCTGAGGACCAGGAAGATACCTCTCAGAGATGATCTTAATGGAAGAAGTCTGTCTTTGACAAAACAGCAGAATAAGGGATATGTTTAATGGATGATCTACAAATTGCTTCTCCTCCATGATTAAAAGACCAAAGAAATGTCACAACATGCCCTTAAGTTCCAAAACTCAACCTTGAGAGCATTCCACATCTCCATTCATTTGTCAGACCTTATTCTTTTCCTTGTACTCCATTTACTGTGTGCAATTTAATCTCCTGACTCAGATGGGGGCATTCAGATTCTTATCTGGATGTTAGCAAGCTTAGAAAACTTTCATCAGCCGAGGAACCTAAGCCTCCGTGTAGACTCTACAGAGATAGTTCCTGTAACAGACAGAAACCAGTGGAAAAGTGGAAGGACACAAGTCCCAGTCTGGTTTGTTTTGCTGCCTTTGGATAAACAATGCTATCTGTAGGATTTATCAATCTAATTACTTTCCCATCTCCTTGACTCCTGGCCTTGTATTATCTTAAATTGAGTTGAAAGGGCTCTTAGTGAATTTTTAGTCTAACTTTAACTGAGGCCCCAGAGAGGACTCGTATAATtccagatttagagctggaaggcatcTTAAAGGTCCTTGAATCCATTTTAGTTTTAGggctttatttttaagtttttgcaaggcagtggggttaagcggcttgcccaaggccacacagctaagcaattattaagtatctgaggtcacatttgaacaaggtcctcctgactccagggccggtgctctatccacggcgccaactagccgcccttgaatccattttaaagatggaaaacagACCTAGAGAAACTGAGTGACTTGCTTAGGTTTACCTAGGtctgaattaggatttgaaccctggtcttccagCAATCTACCCACTAAAGTCAGTGGTGTCCAACTCGAAATAGACAGGGGGTGGGTGGGGGCAGTCACTAATTACCTAAAAATCCTTGCGGGGGGATACTGACTTATTTTTCATACTTACAATTCTTATCTGTTAattgtattttgttaaacatttcccatttTAATCCGGGCCCGGGAAGCCCCTGGAGTGGGGCCGCCTGCCCGGGCTCTGGGCCACGTCTGCCCTGGGCTAGCTGGCCCCGACGGGTCCCGGCCTCGGCGCCTGCGAGGCTAGGGTTCCGGCGCTCCGATGATGAAGGGTCCCTAGGTACAGAGGAGCCCGCGCCCACCCCCCATGCCGCCATTTGGCGCCCCGGCCCCCGGGCTGGCCCAGGTCTCTGCGGCTATCCGGGCCTGCGCTCCTGCTAGGCCCGCCTGGGCTGGGCCGGGGGGAGGGGCCGGCCGGGGCGCAGCGGCGGGCGCGCGTGCCCGCGGCCAGGCCCCTCGTGCGCGTGCGCGGGGGCGGGCGCAGCACCAGCCCGGGCCTCCGCCGGCGGAGTGCGCGCTGCCGGCGTGAGAGCGCATGGACCAGGACCAGGAGCGCGCGCCCCACGAGGGGTAACGGACCCTGCGCGGCTCGAGTGCCCGCCGCTGGCGCCCCCTCCCGAGGGGCAGGAGGGGGGCACCCCAGCGTCTCCACCGCCACACAGGGGGTCTCTGCCTCCCCCAAGgagtgagggggaggggagaaggacaGCCCCGGGGGTCTTTGCTTCCCCAAAGGGCAGCCCCTGGGGGAGAATTGCTGCATCTCTACAAGGATATGGGGGTCCCTGCTCCCCCCAAGGGTACCTCTACTGCCTCACAAAGGGAACCCCAGGGAGAGGCCGCTTCCCCACCGCAGTGACCCCGGGTGGGCTGGCCTCTGCTTCTCCAAAGGGGAGCGAGAGTTTTTACACCCAAGAGGACCCTTCCCCTCTCTGTTTTCATACGAGGGGAGTCCTCTGGGGCGTCTCTGCTTCCTCCTAAGGGGATCTGTGTCCCTATGTCTATTTGCCACCTAGAGGGGCTGAGTGTCTCCTCCCTTTCATCCCAGGGCAGTAGTATCATATTCCCAGAGTCTCTGCTTCCAGAAAAGGAAGCTTCCTAGCACCAAAGAATCTATTAGCCTCATCTTTGAAGCTACCCAACTTGCCTTAGCAAAAGGGACCCTTCCTCCCCCGGCCAGTCTGGCCTCCCTTTTGAAAGCTTCTGCTTCTAGCACTTCAGAGGGTCCCTTTCTGAAGGGGGAGAAAGTCTGTCCCTTCTCTCTCCAGTGGCTCTTAAGTGGAGCCACTAGTGTCTCTACATCATCTGTAAGTATATCTGAATCTGCTGGTCTCTACTATTTGACGTTTGTTGGCCTAGGGTCTAATTAACATGAGTAAGTCGCTGCAATGATCACTGGTTCTTTCCTCAGCAAGGTAGCCAAGGAAAAAGAATGGTACCCAACTCATGTGCAGTTGACGGTCCTTCGGGCTCAGAATCTCCATGCCAAAGGACGCTCTGGGTTCAGCAATGCCTATGTGATCATCCGGCTCCAGAAACAGAAATATATGACCTCAGTGGTTCGTCACAACCTGAGTCCTGAGTGGAAAGAGGATTGCATTCTTCAGTTGCCTGGTAAACTGGATGTTTGGGAGGATCCTAACCTCGTCTTAACAGTCAAGCATCATTCACATTGGTTTGCAGACCAGTTCCTGGGCCAGATATCCATTTCTCTGAAGCAGCTTTTCCAAGACAAAACCAAGAGGAACAATGAGTGAGCAGAGTTGGCTTTTCCCACACATAACTGAGGGATTTCCATAGACCTTAAAGCAGATGAATGAACAGGGATGCATCATCTTGCCAAGGTCACTATCCTCTGCAAGGGTGTCAGTTTAGGATGAAGACCTTGTGAACTAGGGCTATCCCACTAGAATAAATTAATCTTTCATTCTCATCAACTCTCTCTTGCAAAGGTAAAATGGACATTTTATATCAGGAGTTCCCTAGTGTGCATGGGCTGCTTTaagtaaaaatcataaaatactaAACTGCTTCAGTCTCTTGGacccatgaattttttttccccttccttgaaGGTTGAAAGAAAGCTGTAATCCCTTTAGAAAGTAGTTgaaaataagggcagctaggtggcacagtggatggagcactggccctgtagtcaggagaacctgagttcaaatccgacctcagactctcttaataatgacctagctgtgtggccttgggcaagccacttaaaccccactgacttgcaaaaactaaaaaaaaaaaaaaaagtagttggaaatatttaaataaaactaaaaaagtaatTTAGTGAATAATTTTCCAGTTTGTGAATTATTTAGGCCCTTGTTTCCCTTCCCTGCCACTGCTTACCATTAACAATTTCTCCACCAGTTGAAATTCAATTGAGTCTATCGTTATCTGAGCTGGTAAAAGGTGAAATGAGGGGAAGAAGCTGAAATCGTCAGCTTTAATGAAATGTTTAGACTACAAAttcctgagtttcagtttcccaTTACCATGGGTAACCAAGAATGGGCTATAAATATTACTGAGAATTCACttgaacaatagaaaaaaaaacaaacctaaaaattgCAATTTTAGTGAAGAGAAAATCTGTTAAAGTCAAGGAAAATGAGAGGAGGAATCAGGTCATTGAAAGGATAAAACAATGAAATTAGTGGAAGGAAGAACATAGATTCCTGGTGATCATggtagaggaaagaaaaggaaaaactgaggctTCTTACTTCTAGAATTTTCTGTAAGAATGCCCTtgggcaaagagaaaataaaaggtaTAGTTTAGAACATCAACTGTCTTTCATTTCTGATTAAGTTCAATTTCTATAGAACCACTTGGTATGAGGGAATCTTTTGTTAAGCAACactattcatttcctttaaaCATAGGAAATACTTTTACCAAGAGTATGTGTTTGGTAGTAGATCTAAAACACAGAAGGAAAATGGGAGGTAAAAGAGGAAGGTTCATGAAGCTAGGAGGCAATTCTAGTTTACCTGCCTGAGAAAAGAGCCATTTTACGTGTAGGGTAAGATTTCAGAGGCTGTGGTATCATTGGCATGGTATGTGGGCAGTTGCAAAAGTGGCAGAAACCAATGTAGGGTAGCATGACTGTGCTAGCTTCCAGTAACTTCTTGGGAATTTCCTTCATGTAGGTGGTTCATTTTGCAGTCCAAAAGCAGAAAAACCAATAAGCACCTTGGGCGTCTACAACTCAGTATTCAGTTCATGGAAATTACAGGCCAAGTCAGGGAGCCAGTCTTTCCAAAAGACAGTGGGTCTGGGTCATCCTTTGGCAAACTCCACAGCAGATTAATGAACAAGAGAAGCAAGATTTATAAAGCAAATCACTTTACTATGGTATGTAAGAATCTGTGCTTCTTGCATCTTTGttgtcttttcagttttcttcttgtttttaaaGAACCAGTTATACATAAATCTCTTAAGAATGATATGATTCTAACCGATATCACAGTAGATTAAAGGACTTCTCTTTAAAGCCACAAAATAGGGATTATGGAAATGGAGATGTGACTGTTAGTCTCAAGCAGCCCCTAAGTCATTGCAAATTGATGTTCATATATAGGGACAGAATTTCTTATAGGACCAAAACTTGGGTAAATTTCAGTTAATAGTTACTAGGACTTCAGGTCACTCAGCCTTGAGGCTCCATTTCAACTTAGGAACCTAGCAAATGACTATGAAATATACTTTGTACTTCACATAAG
This region includes:
- the LOC141505929 gene encoding rab11 family-interacting protein 2-like isoform X1, whose protein sequence is MDQDQERAPHEGKVAKEKEWYPTHVQLTVLRAQNLHAKGRSGFSNAYVIIRLQKQKYMTSVVRHNLSPEWKEDCILQLPGKLDVWEDPNLVLTVKHHSHWFADQFLGQISISLKQLFQDKTKRNNEWFILQSKSRKTNKHLGRLQLSIQFMEITGQVREPVFPKDSGSGSSFGKLHSRLMNKRSKIYKANHFTMPNIGDYSYINEAEKTSITAPSSSGYTFSAKASPVMLARETDVNTQDSTQGLGFRLHSCQEIFQDLNQCTDGISSVPKHSSSYPTMSPSLLRLPHQEPPDLASKTLTPFSKKKSSFLKERDCEDFWEIFSENIDCTSQNSLNTNKTCSSSAPSFSPEQEVSKKPASKKQQISSKGFHSCYGSCLNCLGLSPDI